DNA from Lonchura striata isolate bLonStr1 chromosome 5, bLonStr1.mat, whole genome shotgun sequence:
TGTATCATAGGTTCCCAGGTACTCAAAATACTTTTTGCTGACAGCAAACAAGCCACCAGCCATAGTTGGGGATCTGATTGGGTCGGTTTCTGACTTGCGCCTGAGACGTTCATGTTTaggcactgagtgccactggaACGTCAGCCGCCAGTCAAACCCCCCAATCATGGGCTCTGCTGTTTGCATGTAGTATTCAAATGTTTTCCAGTCAATGGTATCAATGACAGGACAAACAATAACAGTCTCATTCTCAGCAATCCTCTCGAGCAGTGGTTCCAGCCAGCCGGAAACACATTCACAGTGACAATCTAGGAATGTGAGAACATCACCGGTAGCAAAGGTAGCACCAATCAAGCGTGCACGAACCAAACCTTCTCGTTTGTTGGTTCTTATCAAGCGAACTCTTTTCAGACTGCTTATATATTTTTCGAGTTCAGCCTTCAAATACACTTTATCACTCAGGTCATCCACCAGtataatttctttcagaagCACCGAAGGTGATGTTTCAAGAACACTATGTATCGTCCGCAGCAGCGTTGACCAGGCTTCATTGTAGAAAGCAATTATAACAGATGTTGTGGGCAGTCTTCTGTAGTTGTAAGATTTAGCTTTACAACCACTCAGTCTATTATCTTCAATGTGCCGGTGGAGAGAAATTTTATcacttaaataaatatttattgcatACTTCTCAATCAGCTCTTCTTCCTGTTTCTGTTCCTCAGGACTCAGCTGGGGGCGAGAGGGTTTACCCCATTCTCCTGGAGCATAAGGATCAGGTGGGGGTTTGTCATAAACTGGACGAGCCACATCGACACCTTTTTCTGCCCCGTCAGAAAAGCGCCTCTCCCATTTCCCCTTAGTGATGCTCTTGCCGGTGAGGGAGGTACCGAAGGAAGAGACCGACAACTCGACCACAAAGCAAGCAATCATTAAGAAGCCGAGGAACATGCAGCTTTTGCGGATCCACGTCCATCTTCTCGCCAGACGAATCCTCATCTTTGATAGTTAAAAGCAGCTCCTTAGCAGAGAGGGGTCCGTGAAGTCCTGCCGGCTctccccgcgccgccggggAGGATGAGGCTGCAGGCACTCCCAGCCTCGGGCTCGGGACGCCGGCAGAGTTTGCAGCCAGCCCTCCGTGGTGGGCCCGGTAGATTCCAGGGGGACCGCGGGGGAGAGGGGCAGCAGCGGAGGCACGGAGCACCCCTGCCCCTCCGGCCTCGGCGCTCCCCTCGCTtacttcctcctcctcctcctctctctccgCGGGACAAACCCCTCCTCCAGCCTTGTGGTTTGCTCAAAAAGTTGTCGCTTAAGGAAGGGGAAGAGACTCCTTAGCCCGCCCGAAGGCGCGGGAGCCTGCCCCGCCTCCGCGCCCGGACCTGCGCCCGGAACCGCCCGGCGGCTCCggggagggaaagagggaggagGGAGCGGGCTGCCCCGCCCGGAAAGCAAACGGCGGCCGGCCCCGCACTCACCCATCCCCGCCGCGCTCGCGTTGAAGGCGACGCCCGTCACCGCCGCCGTGTGGCCGCGGAAAGGCCGGATCAGGACGGGGTCCTCCTGGGGAGAGGGTGCGCACCGTCAGGctgcggcgggggcggccgcgccgGCCCTCCCCCGCCCCTGCGGCTGCTAACGCCCCGCGCGCGGCGGGAGCCAGCGCTGCCGGCGCCGGAGCGTTCCCAcaggcggcggccgcggccgggcaGCCCCCGGCACCAGGAGATGCCCGCCGGCCGCGGCTCGCCTGTCCGCCGTCCTggctgccgcagccgccgccgggGGCCGAGCCCTTACCAGCGGGGAGGCCATGGGCGGAGCGGGGGGGAGCGGCCCGCGAGAGCCCCGCGCTGCGGGCGCGGCCTGCCGAGCGCCGGATTCATCCGCCGCGCCAAGAGCGCGGAGCCCCGTCCGCCCATGCGCGGCCGCgctgcgcggggcggggccgcacGCGCGCCCGGGCGCGGGGCGCCCTTAAAGCCGcagcgccccgcccgccccgctcgGCGGCTGGGGCCGCGACGGGAAGGGCGAAGCCCCCGAGTCTGCCTGGTGGTCGGCCACGGTGCCTTAGGGGCTGCGCTCTCAGTGCGGGGCGCGGCAGACATTGGTAGAATGCTCGGCTAGCGGAAAGTCTGGCCCATGTTACCTCGATTTTGTGACTTACAAGTTCATGCAGGGCAGCTGTGATTAAAACCTCAGACTGATTTTATATTAAGCTACCTTAGGCAGTTTGGCCTcttgtcttctttttcttcagttgtTTCCTGTTTTGGTCGGACTCTCTAGATTTCTAAATTGCCACTCACATCTGTATCATACAGAGTGCTCTTTTAACAGACTTTTAATGCTCTAACAAACTGCACCTAccttaaaaattaagaaagccTATTGCTCCAATAACACCAAATTGTTTGTGTCAGTAGTGCTCTGAATGTTTCTCCAGCTTCATGGAAAGCTAGACGAGGGAACCAACCTGGCCGGAAAAGTACCGCTCCCATAGCATCGCCAGTAAAAGTAGAGTTGACAGCAATTAGCAGCAAGAATGGCTGTGATGTCAAAGCTGTCATTCGATACATGAGTGTTCCTGAAGAAGTAACTTATACTGCAATTacccttcctttctcttttaaatgcAGTCTGCCTTTTACTAGTTGTTCTGATATTAAATTGTTACATCTACAGAATCAGGTCAGTAATTAGGCCAACATATAAGAATTGTCACTTATAGGACAGTTCCAAATAAATTGTGTTTAACCATGAAAGgcacaattaaaataataactttgGAAGTGGTGGAAAAAGTACAATTATCTCAAGTGTATAAGGCAGTTTGATGAAAATCTACTAGCAGTCCTTACACTGAGATTATGTAGGCTGATAATTTCCCATTTTGACTTCACAATATGAAACCTTTTCAAAAATATAAGTGGTGGGACAAGACACATTGACTTTAACTTGGACCTAGAAAAAGCTACGGCTTTTTTTGCCgttatttggttttggtttggctttttggAGACGTTTTGCTTtagtgttttggtttggttttttttttttccttctacacAGCTCATCCTCCCATCCTTTTCTTTTAGTGCCTCTGATTTAcatcacaaaataaaatgtagcaCTGAAAAAAGTTGGTAATGATAAGACTTTAATGTTCTGCACTCTACTCCACTGCAGAAGCAGTAAGTTAACTAGTTAAACTTAAATTGACTTCTTCACCATTACTAAAGTCTTCCAgcctttttcaccttttttcccAACTATCTTCTTTCTGCCaggtttttttcagctgtgaatGATGTGTCTCATCAGGGAGACACCATTTACATTCTATCCCTCAGGTCTGCTACCAAACTTTGTGTGATATTAATTTATTCTGCATCTTCTCATCTCCTGAATGTAAGAAAGTACCATCTTTGCTGCTCTTACTGTGTGCTGCGTGTTTTTGGTATTTCTTGTACATTGTGTTTTCAAGTTTGGATCTGTTCTGGGAGTTGCTTAAAACCCACTGGTCAGAAACATGTTCCTTTTTTTAGAAACTTAGCTGAATGACAATTCCCAGTCCTACTGAATCCTTTTCCCTTTGCCTTCTTTAGAGCAGGTCAGTATATTTTACTAATTTTAGTATGCTAGCAATGTACTGGAATCTCTACCTGCCCACAAAATTCCTGGACTATAAATTGCCAGGTGATAGGCATAAAGCAAAGGCTGTGATTTCGGAGAGGAGAGTGGCATCCCTCTTTCTACAAATTGATAGATGTGTGTTTCTCAAATTGTAGGGCTTACAAAGTTAATCTGTTTCTTGCTGTTTCTCCTCACCTGAGAGTGCTTTGAGGACTCCCAAATGCTTGTAGGAAGCAAAGTATTCCTTTACTGCAGACATGTAATTAGCTATATGACTGTAGTTACAAAGCTGGCAGGTAATAGGTTTTATGATGATTATGTTCCCTTATTAGTATGTATaggttttactttttaaattattttaagattatCATAATTTCCTAATAACACAATTATGAGTTGGCATTGTCTTTTTAAGGTTGTGATATGCAAGAGCAATTTACTGTAATAAGTTGTTGTGCACTGTGATGACAATGATAAATGATGCCTCAGAAAATATGTTCCAAGCATCATGTATCAGCAGGCTGCTGTTTCAGCACCTAtggagttgtttttttctcaggCACCGCATTAAGGTAGTACATGTACAAACAAAAATTGTATCTAGAGAACACTTTATGATGGTAATTCCAGGCTTGTGCTGACCGCATGGTCACTGCAGGAAAAGAATTAGTAAAAGATGCGTAGAATTCAAGGACACATGGGCAGACATGATAACCTCAGTGCATGAATGCTGCAA
Protein-coding regions in this window:
- the GALNT4 gene encoding polypeptide N-acetylgalactosaminyltransferase 4, yielding MRIRLARRWTWIRKSCMFLGFLMIACFVVELSVSSFGTSLTGKSITKGKWERRFSDGAEKGVDVARPVYDKPPPDPYAPGEWGKPSRPQLSPEEQKQEEELIEKYAINIYLSDKISLHRHIEDNRLSGCKAKSYNYRRLPTTSVIIAFYNEAWSTLLRTIHSVLETSPSVLLKEIILVDDLSDKVYLKAELEKYISSLKRVRLIRTNKREGLVRARLIGATFATGDVLTFLDCHCECVSGWLEPLLERIAENETVIVCPVIDTIDWKTFEYYMQTAEPMIGGFDWRLTFQWHSVPKHERLRRKSETDPIRSPTMAGGLFAVSKKYFEYLGTYDTGMDVWGGENLELSFRVWQCGGMLEIHPCSHVGHVFPKRAPYARPNFLQNTARAAEVWMDEFKDHFYNRNPSARKENYGDISERKILRERLKCKSFHWYLKNVFAELHVPEDRPGWHGAIRSTGIPSECLDYVLQEHNPTGSHLSLFGCHGQGGNQFFEYTSNQEIRFNSVTELCAEVPEREDFIGMRSCPKDGSPIPEIIIWHFKEDGTIYHPHSRKCLTAYRTTEGHADVQMRTCNAGDKNQIWKFEK